In Ipomoea triloba cultivar NCNSP0323 chromosome 7, ASM357664v1, a single genomic region encodes these proteins:
- the LOC116025841 gene encoding adrenodoxin-like protein 2, mitochondrial isoform X2, whose amino-acid sequence MLRSNGIRRLAPRYLSAQLRPNSVSKNYTKEKCYLPDILVNPVSVNDRTAREWYRILGVKSNASAYLSWETSFARHQQFCSEAGSNNSEEGQKISVTFVDKDGEEHHIKVPLGMSMLEAAHQNDIDLEGACEGSLACSTCHVIVMDVDYYNKLEDPSDEENDMLDLAFGLTETSRLGCQIVAKPELDGIRLALPAATRNFAVDGYKPKPH is encoded by the exons ATGCTCCGTTCCAACGGTATCCGCCGGCTAGCTCCCCGCTACCTCTCCGCTCAGCTCCGGCCGAATTCT GTTAGTAAGAATTATACTAAGGAAAAGTGCTACCTTCCTGACATCCTTGTTAATCCGGTTTCTGTAAATG ATAGGACTGCAAGAGAGTGGTACAGAATACTTGGTGTAAAAAGTAATGCAAGTGCATACCTTTCCTGGGAAACTTCTTTTGCA AGGCATCAACAATTTTGCTCTGAAGCAGGGAGCAACAACTCAGAAGAAGGGCAAAA AATTTCGGTAACATTTGTGGACAAGGATGGAGAAGAGCATCATATAAAAGTTCCTCTTGGAATGTCTATGTTAGAAGCTGCTCATCAAAATGACATTGACCTTGAAG GAGCATGTGAAGGGTCACTTGCCTGCTCTACTTGTCATGTAATCGTgatg GATGTGGACTACTACAATAAACTAGAAGACCCAAGCGACGAAGAGAATGACATGTTGGATCTTGCTTTCGGCCTCACAGAAAC TTCACGCCTGGGTTGTCAAATAGTCGCAAAACCTGAACTCGATGGAATTCGGTTAGCCCTTCCTGCAgccaccagaaattttgctgTCGATGGATATAAGCCAAAACCACATTAA
- the LOC116025841 gene encoding adrenodoxin-like protein 2, mitochondrial isoform X1 produces the protein MLRSNGIRRLAPRYLSAQLRPNSVSKNYTKEKCYLPDILVNPVSVNADRTAREWYRILGVKSNASAYLSWETSFARHQQFCSEAGSNNSEEGQKISVTFVDKDGEEHHIKVPLGMSMLEAAHQNDIDLEGACEGSLACSTCHVIVMDVDYYNKLEDPSDEENDMLDLAFGLTETSRLGCQIVAKPELDGIRLALPAATRNFAVDGYKPKPH, from the exons ATGCTCCGTTCCAACGGTATCCGCCGGCTAGCTCCCCGCTACCTCTCCGCTCAGCTCCGGCCGAATTCT GTTAGTAAGAATTATACTAAGGAAAAGTGCTACCTTCCTGACATCCTTGTTAATCCGGTTTCTGTAAATG CAGATAGGACTGCAAGAGAGTGGTACAGAATACTTGGTGTAAAAAGTAATGCAAGTGCATACCTTTCCTGGGAAACTTCTTTTGCA AGGCATCAACAATTTTGCTCTGAAGCAGGGAGCAACAACTCAGAAGAAGGGCAAAA AATTTCGGTAACATTTGTGGACAAGGATGGAGAAGAGCATCATATAAAAGTTCCTCTTGGAATGTCTATGTTAGAAGCTGCTCATCAAAATGACATTGACCTTGAAG GAGCATGTGAAGGGTCACTTGCCTGCTCTACTTGTCATGTAATCGTgatg GATGTGGACTACTACAATAAACTAGAAGACCCAAGCGACGAAGAGAATGACATGTTGGATCTTGCTTTCGGCCTCACAGAAAC TTCACGCCTGGGTTGTCAAATAGTCGCAAAACCTGAACTCGATGGAATTCGGTTAGCCCTTCCTGCAgccaccagaaattttgctgTCGATGGATATAAGCCAAAACCACATTAA
- the LOC116025692 gene encoding calcium-dependent protein kinase 8-like, whose protein sequence is MGNCCATPNGSSGNRAKNKTKKPKNKGAKNKGNQNKRNQNKDKKKPNPFSIDNGAENQGSGHSNNKLVVLKDPTGRKIHEKYDLGRELGRGEFGITYLCTDVDSGEKFACKCISKKKLRTAVDIEDVRREVEIMRHLPKHPNVVTLKGTYEDDNAVHIVMELCEGGELFDRIVARGHYTERAAAGVVRTIVEVVQMCHRHGVMHRDLKPENFLFANKKEMAMLKAIDFGLSVFFKPGEIFNEIVGSPYYMAPEVLKRNYGPEVDIWSAGVILYILLCGVPPFWAETEQGVAQAIIRSVVDFKRDPWPKVSDNAKDLIKKMLEPDPSKRLTAQQVLEHPWLQNVKKAPNVPLGETVKARLKQFSVMNKLKKRALMVIAEFLSVEEAARIKEAFDTMDADKKGKVNIGELRIGLQKLGHQVPDPDLQILLEAADVDGDGSLNYGEFVAVAVHLRRMANDEHLHKAFSFFDRNRSGYIEIEELRVALSDEDDGNNEEVIIAVMHDVDTDKDGRISYEEFATMMKSGTDWRKASRQYSRERFNSLSLKLIGDGCLKFANEGR, encoded by the exons ATGGGAAATTGCTGTGCAACCCCTAATGGTTCTTCTGGGAACAGGGCTAAGAATAAAACTAAGAAACCTAAGAATAAGGGAGCCAAGAATAAGGGAAACCAGAATAAGAGAAATCAGAATAAGGACAAGAAGAAGCCCAACCCCTTTTCCATTGACAATGGGGCAGAAAATCAAGGGAGTGGGCATTCTAACAACAAGCTTGTTGTGTTGAAAGATCCCACGGGGCGTAAAATCCACGAAAAATATGACTTGGGGCGTGAGCTTGGGAGGGGGGAGTTTGGGATCACATACTTGTGCACAGATGTGGACTCAGGCGAGAAATTCGCGTGCAAATGCATATCAAAAAAGAAGCTGAGGACTGCTGTGGATATTGAGGATGTGAGGAGAGAGGTCGAGATCATGAGGCACTTGCCAAAACACCCAAACGTTGTGACCTTGAAAGGCACTTATGAGGATGATAACGCTGTGCACATTGTGATGGAATTGTGCGAGGGAGGGGAGTTGTTCGACAGGATTGTGGCGAGGGGACACTACACCGAGAGGGCGGCTGCAGGGGTTGTGAGGACTATTGTGGAAGTTGTCCAG ATGTGCCACAGGCATGGGGTGATGCATCGTGATCTCAAACCTGAAAACTTCCTCTTTGCAAACAAGAAAGAGATGGCTATGTTAAAGGCGATCGATTTTGGGTTATCTGTTTTCTTTAAACCCG GAGAGATCTTTAATGAGATAGTTGGAAGTCCTTATTACATGGCTCCAGAAGTTCTAAAACGCAATTATGGCCCCGAGGTTGATATCTGGAGCGCTGGAGTTATACTGTACATTCTTCTTTGCGGTGTTCCTCCTTTCTGGGCAG AGACCGAGCAAGGAGTGGCTCAGGCAATTATTCGCTCGGTAGTTGATTTCAAGAGAGATCCTTGGCCTAAAGTTTCTGATAATGCTAAGGACCTCATAAAGAAAATGCTTGAACCTGACCCCAGTAAGAGACTTACTGCTCAGCAAGTTCTCG AACATCCATGGCTACAAAACGTAAAGAAAGCACCGAATGTTCCATTAGGTGAGACTGTTAAAGCAAGACTTAAGCAATTTTCGGTGATGAACAAGCTCAAGAAAAGAGCTCTTATG GTCATTGCTGAGTTTTTGTCGGTGGAGGAAGCTGCTCGTATAAAGGAAGCGTTTGACACGATGGACGCTGACAAGAAAGGAAAAGTAAACATTGGAGAACTTAGAATTGGCCTACAAAAGCTCGGTCATCAGGTCCCCGATCCAGATCTTCAGATCCTCTTGGAAGCT GCTGATGTTGATGGAGACGGAAGTTTGAACTATGGGGAGTTCGTTGCTGTTGCTGTTCATCTCAGAAGGATGGCTAACGACGAGCATCTGCACAAAGCTTTTTCATTCTTCGATCGTAATAGGAGTGGTTACATCGAGATTGAAGAGCTGCGGGTTGCCTTGAGCGATGAAGACGATGGCAACAACGAAGAAGTAATTATAGCTGTCATGCACGATGTAGACACAGATAAG GATGGGCGCATAAGCTATGAGGAATTCGCGACGATGATGAAGTCGGGTACAGATTGGAGAAAAGCGTCCCGGCAGTATTCAAGAGAGCGGTTCAATAGCCTCAGCTTGAAGTTAATAGGGGATGGATGCTTAAAGTTCGCAAATGAGGGTAGATGA